The sequence AAACTTTTCGACTGAAAACTGATTGAACTGTTCTACAATGATTTTCATATCTTGTTCTTTCGACGTCATCGAAAGAACAAGGAATGATTCCATATCTAACGAAAAATCAATCAGTTTCGTCAAATCCTCTACAAATTTTACTTCTTTGTAGTTCCGTCCTGCTGTATCGATGAAAATGATATCCCGATCAGCAAGTTTATCGATTGCTTTTTCAAAATCTCGACTGTTATAAGCAACTTCCACAGGCGCTTGCAAAAGATTAGCATATGTCCGAAGCTGCTCAATTGCCGCAATTCGATATGTATCCGTCGTGATAAAACCGATTTTTTTCTTGTTCTCGAGAAGAGCCCTAGCTGCAATCTTGGCGATTGTTGTGGTTTTCCCAACCCCAGTTGGTCCCAGTACATTAATGTATCTCTTATTGAAAGATATGCCCCCAAACGGCAAGTCCTCCATTTCTCTCTCCAATAATTGCTGCGTAATGAACAATTGCTCTTCTTGGGTAAAATCCTTTTTCTCGGCTTTCATGCGATTATAAATTTCTTCCCCAATTTGCGTGACGGAACTCGTAGACAAGCCCTGTTTGTCAAGATGTGCTAGCAATGGTTTCAACTCATCTGGAAAACGTGATTGTCTTGCGACTTGCTGCATATCCTTCAACATTTTTTTCATCTCGTTCATTTCTTGCTTTAGTTCCATAGACGCCTTATCAGCACTTTCAAAGTGTGGCTCTAAAAATGGAAGAACCGGTTCTTCCATTTTCGGAGCCGGTTCATCAAAGCCTGCAACAACTTCTACAGATTTCTTCTTAAAGAAACCAAGAAATCCTTTTGTATTGACGACAGTTGAACTAAGAATAATAGCATCGTCACCAAAATCAGCACGCACTTTCTTCATAACCTCAACCATTGTTTCAGCAGTATATTTTTTCATTTTCATCAGATATCCACCACCCCGACGCTTTGAACTTCAGCGGATGCCTCAAGTTCATTATACGACAATACTGGGATTTGAGGGAAATATCGCTCAGTAATTTGTCTTAGATACATTCGAATTGCCGGCGAGCAAAGAACGACCGGAGATTGGTCCATCAATGCGACGCGCTCTACTTCTCCTGCAATCGATTCTAGAATTTCTTGTGAATGCCCTGGATCGATTGATAAATAATTTCCTTGCTCTGTTTGCTGAATATTATCTGCAATCATTTTCTCCACTTTACCAGACACCGTCAATACTTTGAGTGATTGACCCGTTGATGCATACTGAGTAGTAATTTGCCTTGCCAAAGCCTGCCGGACATATTCCGTCAAAACATCCACATCTGATGTATATTTCGAATAATCCGCTAGCGTTTCAAAGATGATTGGTAAATTTCGAACCGAAACATGCTCGTTCAATAATTTCGCCAATACTTTTTGAATTTCACCAATGGACAACGGTGTAGGTGTCAGCTCATCAACAAGTATCGGGAATGTTTCACGCACATGATCAACAAGTTGTTTCGTTTCTTGACGGCCAATCAAATCTGCCGCATTCGCACGGATCACTTCTGTCAGATGTGTCGATACAACACTTGGTGGATCGACAACGGTATAACCAAGGATTTCCGCATCTTCTTTAACATCCTCAGCTATCCATTTAGCAGGAAGTCCAAATGACGGCTCAATCGTGTCAATTCCTTCAATCGAATCATCGCCACCAGGGCTCATTGCAAGATAGTGGTCAAGAAGAAGTTCTCCCCTTGCTAACTCACTTCCCTTAATTTTGATTCTGTACTCATTTGGTTGTAATTGAATGTTATCTCGAATACGAACTACCGGGATGACGAGACCAAGCTCAATGGCTAGCTGCCTACGAATCATGACGACCCGATCGAGTAAATCCCCACCCTGTGTCGCGTCAACGAGCGGGATGAGTCCATAGCCAAATTCGAATTCGATTGGGTCGACATTGAGAAGATTGACGACATTTTCTGGACTCTTCATGCCTTCCGTTTCGGTATCCTCTTCCATTTCCAACATTTCCTTTGGATCTTCTTCAGCTTTACGCGACATGACAAAGGCACCTAAGGCAAGTGTTGCAGCAATCGGAACTGTCAGCATGTCGTTGATAGGCGTAGCAAGACCAAGTAACAAGACAGTCGCAGCACCCATGTACAATAGCTTCGTTTGTCCAAGAAGCTGCTTAACAATGTCATCTCCAAGATTCCCCTCAGACGTTGCTCGTGTGACAACAATCCCTGTTGCAGTTGAAATAAGCAGGGCTGGTATTTGAGATACAATACCGTCTCCCACAGTCAATTGTGAAAAGAGCACAGCTGCTTCTCCAAAAGGAAGTCCCATTTGGACAACACCAATAATTATTCCAACAAGCAAGTTAATGATGACCATGATAATACTGGCTATCGCGTCTCCCTTAACAAACTTCGTTGCCCCGTCCATCGCACCGTAGAAGTCAGCTTCATTACTGACTTTTTCACGACGCGTACGTGCTTCTGTTTCAGAAATCATTCCTGCGTTCAAATCAGCATCAATACTCATCTGCTTACCAGGCATCGCATCAAGCGTAAAGCGCGCTGCAACCTCAGATACCCGCTCCGCCCCTTTTGTAATAACAAGGAACTGGATAAGTACAAGGATTGCGAAGACGACGAGGCCAACTATAATGTTACCGCCTGTTACGAATGTCCCGAACGTTTCAACAACGCCCCCTGCATCTCCATTCGATAAAATAGCCCTCGTTGTAGAAACGTTCAATCCAAGCCGGAATAATGTCAAAAGAAGTACTAATGTTGGGAAGATAGAAAACTCCAACGCTTCCTTCATATTCATAGACGTCATTAACACCATTAACCCCAATGTAATATTGATGATAATGAGGAAGCTCAGAAGCCAAGTCGGAAGCGGGATGACAAGCATCGCGACAATCATGATGACTGCTGCAAGCACGCCTATTTCTTTTACTCTCATGTCATCCCTACTTTCTTATAATCAGATTTTCCGTTGTATACGATAGACATACGCCAGTATTTCAGCGATGGCTTTAAAGAATTCTTCGGGGATTCGTCCCCCCACTTCCACATCATCATATAACGCCCTTGCAAGTGGTCGATTTTCGACCATGATGATATCATGCTCTTTGGCAATCAATTTGATCTTTTGAGCAACGAAATCGACACCTTTTGCCACAACAATCGGTGCATCCATATCGCCATCGTCATACTTGATAGCTATAGCATAATGCGTCGGGTTTGTAATGACAACATCCGCATGCGGAACTTCCTGCATCATACGGCGCATAGCCATTTCACGCTGGCGCTGCTTAATGCGTGATTTAATGATAGGATCTCCTTCGCTGTTCTTATGTTCATCCTTAATATCCTGTTTGGACATTCGGAGATTTTTTTCATAGTCATATTTCTGATAGAAAAAGTCAAGAATCGAAATGAATAACAAGACAAATGCTGCGGTAATGCCCATAAGTGCCGCAAGTTGCGCCACGGTAGTCATCACATCCCAAGGACTTTTGAATGCCAACGCCAATACGTTGTCGATATTTAACATAAGAATAATAGCAGTTGTCGAACCAATAAATGAGATTTTCAAGACAGATTTCATTAATTCAATAATTGCTCGCAACGAAAAAATACGTTTAAGTCCTTTAATTGGATCAATTTTCTTCAAATCGAACTTCAGTGGCTCCGTCGTAAACAGTAGTCCAATCTGGAATAAGTTCCCCGCTAAGCCTGCAACAACCGCTGCCAGCATAATAGGTAATAATATAAATGCCATTTGTACTAACACTTCGGAATAGATGAGCATTGCCTTATCCTTATCAAGATGAGTGAGTGGCACATACTCTATAAATGCCTGTTTGAAAAACACGAAAAAGCGGTCCCTCATGAATCCTGCTATAAAAAACAGGAATAGGAACACGGTGAGGAGGACAATCGCACTTGTAACATCTTGACTTTTTAATACTTGACCTTTCTTTCGCGAATCTTGACGTTTTTTGGGAGTGGCCTTCTCGGTCTTTTCCCCTGCAAAAAATTGCAGATCTAGCCGTAACATCATGTTAGCCACCTCCAAGAAGTATCATCAAGTCCCGCATAGCAATTATCATTACTTCAAATAATTTTTTCATCATCTGCACCATAACACCCATCATAATGACTAGCACAAGGAAACTAACGCTAATCTTAATAGGAAATCCGATGACAAATATATTCATTTGCGGTACAGCTCTTGCTGTAATCCCAAGTGCCAAATCGACAAGGAACAATGTCGCAACAACTGGTATCGCCATTTGGAAAGCAATTGCAAACGATGTTACAAATGTTCTAACGACAAAATCTGCCAAACGTTCTTCACCAAAAGCCGGCCATAACTGATCCATCGGGATAAATTGATAACTATAAAAAATTCCATCTAACAACATATGATGACCGTTCAATGCTAACAATAGAAGTATTGCTAGCGAGTTGAAAAATTGGCCAAGAAGTGGAGATTGCGCTCCAGTTTGTGGATCAATTACGTTAGCAATGGCAAAGCCCATTTGGAAATCGATGAAGCCCCCAGCAATCTGAATAGCCGCCATTATGATAAACGCGATAATCCCAATAGATAACCCTGTTACCGCTTCTTTAACAACAAGCATTAAGTATGTCCCATCAATCTCTAAATCGGGTACATCAATTGTATAGATCAGCATCCATGCAAGCAAAGCACCAAAAATGATTCGTTGGGTCGTTGGAATTGCACGATAAGAGAACAGCGGAGCTGTCACAAAAAATGCAGTAACCCGGGTTAAAATAAGTAAGTACGCGGCGAATGAGGGAACTAACTCTTCCATTTAATCACCCGATATACCTAATGAGATTTCCAAAGATATCACCTGCAAATGTCGTTACCCTCGTTAACATCCACGGACCAAAAAAAACAATTGCGACGAGAACAGCAACAATTTTAGGTACAAATGCAAGTGTTTGTTCCTGAATTTGCGTTGTTGCCTGAAAAATACTGACAGAAAGGCCTGTGCCAAGTGCAATGATAAGGAGGGGACCTGATGTCAACAAGACGACCCAAATTGCACTCTCAGCTAACCCTATAACCGTTTCCATCGTCATAATAACCCCTCCTAGAAACTTTGTAACAATGATTTAATAATGAGATACCAACCATCGACAAGGACAAATAACAAAATTTTAAATGGCAATGAAATCATGACAGGTGGTAACATCATCATCCCCATCGACATTAAAATACTCGCCACAATCATGTCGATAACTAGAAATGGAATGAAAATCATGAAACCCATTTGGAACGCTGTTTTAATTTCACTTAATGCGAAAGCAGGGACAAGCATCGTCAGTGGCACATCTTCAAGTGATTCAGGTACATCTACCTGGTTATAGCGAAGGAATAATTCTAAATCCTTCTGTCTAGTATGTTTGCTCATAAACTCTTTTAAAGGCATACTCGCATTTTCATAAGCTTCTTCAAGTGTAATTTCTTCTGCGAATAACGGGGTCAACGCCTGTTCATTCACTTGTTGGAATGTGGGAGCCATGATGAAAAATGTTAAAAAAAGTGCCAGTCCTACAAGTACTTGGTTTGGTGGCATCTGCTGCGTCGCCAGCGCTGTTCTGACAAATGACAGCACAATGACAATCCGTGCAAATGAGGTC comes from Sporosarcina sp. FSL K6-3457 and encodes:
- the flhF gene encoding flagellar biosynthesis protein FlhF, translating into MKMKKYTAETMVEVMKKVRADFGDDAIILSSTVVNTKGFLGFFKKKSVEVVAGFDEPAPKMEEPVLPFLEPHFESADKASMELKQEMNEMKKMLKDMQQVARQSRFPDELKPLLAHLDKQGLSTSSVTQIGEEIYNRMKAEKKDFTQEEQLFITQQLLEREMEDLPFGGISFNKRYINVLGPTGVGKTTTIAKIAARALLENKKKIGFITTDTYRIAAIEQLRTYANLLQAPVEVAYNSRDFEKAIDKLADRDIIFIDTAGRNYKEVKFVEDLTKLIDFSLDMESFLVLSMTSKEQDMKIIVEQFNQFSVEKFIFTKMDETSSIGPMFNLMKDYHIGTAYYTDGQEVPEDITEADSKKLISLLLKGAYNA
- the flhA gene encoding flagellar biosynthesis protein FlhA yields the protein MRVKEIGVLAAVIMIVAMLVIPLPTWLLSFLIIINITLGLMVLMTSMNMKEALEFSIFPTLVLLLTLFRLGLNVSTTRAILSNGDAGGVVETFGTFVTGGNIIVGLVVFAILVLIQFLVITKGAERVSEVAARFTLDAMPGKQMSIDADLNAGMISETEARTRREKVSNEADFYGAMDGATKFVKGDAIASIIMVIINLLVGIIIGVVQMGLPFGEAAVLFSQLTVGDGIVSQIPALLISTATGIVVTRATSEGNLGDDIVKQLLGQTKLLYMGAATVLLLGLATPINDMLTVPIAATLALGAFVMSRKAEEDPKEMLEMEEDTETEGMKSPENVVNLLNVDPIEFEFGYGLIPLVDATQGGDLLDRVVMIRRQLAIELGLVIPVVRIRDNIQLQPNEYRIKIKGSELARGELLLDHYLAMSPGGDDSIEGIDTIEPSFGLPAKWIAEDVKEDAEILGYTVVDPPSVVSTHLTEVIRANAADLIGRQETKQLVDHVRETFPILVDELTPTPLSIGEIQKVLAKLLNEHVSVRNLPIIFETLADYSKYTSDVDVLTEYVRQALARQITTQYASTGQSLKVLTVSGKVEKMIADNIQQTEQGNYLSIDPGHSQEILESIAGEVERVALMDQSPVVLCSPAIRMYLRQITERYFPQIPVLSYNELEASAEVQSVGVVDI
- the flhB gene encoding flagellar biosynthesis protein FlhB, with protein sequence MMLRLDLQFFAGEKTEKATPKKRQDSRKKGQVLKSQDVTSAIVLLTVFLFLFFIAGFMRDRFFVFFKQAFIEYVPLTHLDKDKAMLIYSEVLVQMAFILLPIMLAAVVAGLAGNLFQIGLLFTTEPLKFDLKKIDPIKGLKRIFSLRAIIELMKSVLKISFIGSTTAIILMLNIDNVLALAFKSPWDVMTTVAQLAALMGITAAFVLLFISILDFFYQKYDYEKNLRMSKQDIKDEHKNSEGDPIIKSRIKQRQREMAMRRMMQEVPHADVVITNPTHYAIAIKYDDGDMDAPIVVAKGVDFVAQKIKLIAKEHDIIMVENRPLARALYDDVEVGGRIPEEFFKAIAEILAYVYRIQRKI
- the fliR gene encoding flagellar biosynthetic protein FliR: MEELVPSFAAYLLILTRVTAFFVTAPLFSYRAIPTTQRIIFGALLAWMLIYTIDVPDLEIDGTYLMLVVKEAVTGLSIGIIAFIIMAAIQIAGGFIDFQMGFAIANVIDPQTGAQSPLLGQFFNSLAILLLLALNGHHMLLDGIFYSYQFIPMDQLWPAFGEERLADFVVRTFVTSFAIAFQMAIPVVATLFLVDLALGITARAVPQMNIFVIGFPIKISVSFLVLVIMMGVMVQMMKKLFEVMIIAMRDLMILLGGG
- the fliQ gene encoding flagellar biosynthesis protein FliQ, whose protein sequence is MTMETVIGLAESAIWVVLLTSGPLLIIALGTGLSVSIFQATTQIQEQTLAFVPKIVAVLVAIVFFGPWMLTRVTTFAGDIFGNLIRYIG
- the fliP gene encoding flagellar type III secretion system pore protein FliP (The bacterial flagellar biogenesis protein FliP forms a type III secretion system (T3SS)-type pore required for flagellar assembly.) — protein: MNDFVQFFSDSDASNVSTSIKMMLLLTVLSLAPAILILMTSFARIVIVLSFVRTALATQQMPPNQVLVGLALFLTFFIMAPTFQQVNEQALTPLFAEEITLEEAYENASMPLKEFMSKHTRQKDLELFLRYNQVDVPESLEDVPLTMLVPAFALSEIKTAFQMGFMIFIPFLVIDMIVASILMSMGMMMLPPVMISLPFKILLFVLVDGWYLIIKSLLQSF